In Paraburkholderia terrae, a genomic segment contains:
- a CDS encoding LysR family transcriptional regulator, producing MPTDFPTSLQFDGIAEFVAVARLGTFTSAADELGLTKSAVGRAVSRLEARLGARLLHRTTRRLTLTSYGEAWLEHCAAALDELQRGETILKLAQNRPAGPVRIDLPTAFGRLYVMPVLLDVAARCPALQLNVSFNDRLVDLIDEGIDLAVRIGEPGDSTDLVARRLGVQQLVICGSPAYVAAHGAPQHAADLAHHDCIAGSNSPHRVAWLLKQQDGSIAPHVVPIKHRVCDFEMVLAAVKSGHGLAQLPLWMVQDDLSSGNLVTVFDGMSGGEVPINLLWPRTLALPAKIRVIVDALLDSMRQFPVAARMQ from the coding sequence ATGCCTACCGATTTTCCTACCAGCCTACAGTTCGATGGCATCGCGGAGTTCGTGGCGGTTGCGCGACTTGGTACGTTCACTTCTGCAGCCGACGAGCTTGGTCTGACCAAGTCCGCAGTCGGTCGCGCAGTTTCGCGTCTGGAGGCACGACTTGGCGCGAGACTGCTTCACCGCACGACGCGTCGTCTCACGCTGACGTCCTATGGCGAAGCGTGGCTAGAACATTGCGCGGCCGCGCTGGATGAACTGCAACGAGGCGAGACTATCCTGAAGCTCGCTCAGAACAGACCGGCAGGCCCGGTTCGTATCGATCTTCCGACCGCGTTCGGTCGGCTATACGTGATGCCTGTCCTGCTCGACGTGGCAGCCCGATGTCCTGCCTTGCAACTCAACGTCAGCTTCAATGACCGGCTGGTCGACCTGATCGACGAGGGCATTGATCTCGCCGTGCGGATTGGCGAACCAGGCGACTCTACCGACCTGGTCGCTCGAAGGCTGGGCGTGCAACAATTGGTCATCTGCGGATCTCCGGCGTATGTTGCTGCACACGGCGCGCCCCAGCATGCAGCCGACCTTGCCCATCACGATTGTATTGCCGGCTCGAATTCCCCGCATCGTGTGGCGTGGTTGCTCAAGCAGCAGGACGGCTCAATCGCCCCGCACGTTGTACCGATCAAACACAGGGTGTGCGACTTCGAAATGGTGCTGGCTGCGGTCAAGTCAGGACATGGGCTCGCTCAATTGCCTCTGTGGATGGTCCAGGATGACCTCAGCAGCGGCAATCTTGTCACAGTGTTCGACGGCATGTCGGGCGGCGAGGTGCCAATCAATCTGTTGTGGCCGCGAACACTTGCGTTGCCGGCGAAAATTCGCGTTATCGTCGACGCCCTGCTCGACAGCATGCGTCAGTTTCCTGTAGCAGCGCGCATGCAATGA
- a CDS encoding SDR family NAD(P)-dependent oxidoreductase: protein MRDLKNKVVLITGASSGIGAALARAFGECGSRVAVHYRSGASAAQSVVSQIKEAGGDAIAVQADITESSQVDEMVAKVHSHFGRIDVLVNNAGGFVRRAPIVEADDDYIDDVFRLNARSVVAVSRRVIPLMAGSGGGNIINVTTQAARTGGGPGAGLYAACKGFVSTITRTMAKELVGEKIRVNAVAPGVIETPFHDGHSSPEILKRFSAAIPMGRLGTAEECTGAFLFLASDEASSYVTGQIIEVNGGQVMP from the coding sequence ATGCGAGATTTGAAGAACAAGGTGGTGTTGATCACAGGTGCAAGTTCCGGCATCGGGGCCGCACTCGCCCGCGCATTCGGTGAATGCGGGTCAAGGGTCGCTGTTCACTATCGGAGTGGTGCGTCAGCAGCACAATCTGTCGTGTCGCAGATCAAGGAGGCCGGCGGTGATGCAATTGCCGTGCAGGCCGACATTACCGAGTCCAGCCAGGTGGATGAGATGGTGGCGAAGGTACACTCGCATTTCGGACGCATCGACGTTCTGGTGAACAACGCGGGTGGATTTGTGCGGCGCGCGCCAATTGTCGAAGCAGACGACGATTATATCGACGATGTCTTTCGTCTCAATGCGCGGTCCGTGGTCGCGGTGAGCCGCCGCGTCATTCCACTCATGGCGGGATCGGGCGGTGGAAACATCATCAACGTGACAACGCAAGCGGCCCGGACAGGCGGGGGCCCGGGTGCGGGGCTCTATGCGGCGTGCAAGGGTTTCGTGTCAACCATTACCCGGACGATGGCGAAAGAGTTGGTGGGCGAGAAAATCCGTGTGAATGCGGTGGCACCGGGTGTGATCGAAACGCCTTTCCATGACGGACACTCCAGCCCGGAGATTCTAAAGCGCTTTTCTGCGGCTATTCCAATGGGGCGCTTAGGCACCGCTGAAGAATGTACGGGTGCGTTTCTGTTTCTGGCCAGTGATGAAGCGAGTAGCTATGTCACGGGGCAAATCATCGAAGTCAACGGCGGCCAAGTCATGCCTTGA
- a CDS encoding LysR family transcriptional regulator, protein MHANVLKYFVEVARCGSIRKAAQNLYVASSAVNRQILKLESEMGAELFDRLPNGIRLNAAGERVLQHIRSTLNDFHLMRSELDALKGERKGHVSVAAMDSLFVDFLPATVEEFSESYPAVTYSIAAVPPHDVPARLVSGEYDLGISYVTKLPAGLDVVTEVSLPPGVVMASSHPLAKKERISFEECRNHAFLRLEGRSPIQGVVANDFHEYWESLKPSVTCNSTTLLKRLIASGRGISFFSKLAFLDELARGEVVWRPLDDVNVNALTVGVIAPNQRALAHVTLQFVDRMVRRLKHVELSLRGV, encoded by the coding sequence ATGCATGCGAATGTCCTGAAGTATTTCGTTGAAGTGGCGCGTTGCGGATCGATCCGGAAAGCCGCACAGAATCTGTATGTCGCTTCCAGTGCGGTCAACCGGCAGATTCTCAAGCTCGAATCGGAGATGGGAGCCGAACTGTTCGACCGGTTGCCGAATGGCATTCGCCTGAACGCTGCGGGCGAGCGCGTGCTCCAGCATATCCGTTCGACACTGAACGACTTTCATTTGATGCGCAGTGAACTCGATGCATTGAAGGGGGAGCGCAAAGGGCATGTGTCGGTGGCGGCGATGGACTCGCTCTTCGTCGACTTTCTGCCCGCCACGGTGGAAGAGTTCTCCGAGTCTTACCCGGCGGTGACGTATTCGATTGCCGCCGTGCCGCCTCACGATGTTCCCGCGCGGCTGGTGAGCGGTGAATATGATCTCGGCATTTCGTACGTCACGAAGCTGCCGGCCGGCCTCGATGTCGTGACGGAAGTGTCCCTGCCGCCTGGGGTCGTGATGGCTTCGTCGCACCCGTTGGCGAAGAAGGAACGTATCAGCTTCGAAGAATGCCGCAACCATGCGTTTCTCAGACTCGAAGGACGCTCGCCGATTCAGGGTGTCGTGGCGAATGATTTTCACGAGTATTGGGAATCTCTGAAGCCTAGCGTGACGTGCAATTCGACAACGCTTCTCAAGCGCCTGATCGCATCGGGTCGCGGTATTTCGTTTTTCTCCAAGCTGGCGTTTCTCGACGAGCTGGCGCGTGGCGAAGTGGTATGGCGGCCGCTTGACGATGTGAATGTCAACGCGCTCACTGTCGGCGTCATTGCGCCGAATCAACGCGCACTGGCCCACGTGACGCTTCAGTTCGTCGACCGGATGGTAAGACGTCTGAAGCACGTCGAACTGTCGTTGCGCGGAGTCTGA
- the fdxA gene encoding ferredoxin: MAYVITSPCIDVKDGACVQCCPVDCIYEGERTLYIHPDECISCGVCVSVCPTEAIFHEDEVPQVEVRFTGVNREFFDTGVSALGSPGGACDVGKISCDHPVVAGWPARAVN, encoded by the coding sequence ATGGCTTACGTCATCACGTCGCCCTGCATCGACGTCAAGGACGGCGCCTGTGTGCAATGCTGTCCCGTCGACTGCATCTACGAAGGCGAGCGCACGTTGTACATTCATCCCGATGAATGCATCAGTTGCGGCGTGTGTGTGTCGGTGTGCCCGACGGAGGCTATCTTCCACGAAGACGAGGTTCCGCAGGTCGAGGTCCGATTCACCGGCGTCAACCGGGAGTTCTTCGATACTGGAGTCAGTGCGCTGGGTTCACCTGGTGGCGCATGCGATGTAGGCAAGATATCGTGCGACCATCCCGTGGTCGCCGGGTGGCCGGCGCGCGCAGTGAATTGA
- a CDS encoding enoyl-CoA hydratase-related protein, with translation MSVRLVIEQHVATVTLARPEALNAVDLETESELQRVWNELEHNRDIRVVVLTGEGDRAFCVGADLKNPSMSGLEYWAAPRPGGFGGIALRETLNVPVIARVNGYALGGGFEMVLGCDLVVACEEASFGLPEALVGRMPLDGGMTLLQRQIPYRQAMAMLLTGRRVSALEALDMGLVNEVVPRVELDAAVERWVEALLACAPLSLQAIKQVVRRTSTLSAAEAQALRLPALVSALQSEDAHEGVRAFQEKRKPRWSGR, from the coding sequence ATGAGCGTAAGACTGGTAATCGAACAACATGTGGCCACTGTGACGCTGGCTCGCCCGGAGGCGCTCAATGCCGTGGACCTGGAAACCGAGAGCGAACTGCAGCGCGTCTGGAACGAACTGGAGCATAACCGCGATATACGCGTCGTCGTGCTGACGGGCGAGGGTGACCGTGCTTTCTGTGTCGGGGCCGATCTCAAGAACCCGTCGATGAGCGGGCTCGAATACTGGGCCGCGCCGCGCCCGGGTGGATTTGGCGGCATCGCCCTGCGTGAAACGTTGAACGTGCCTGTGATTGCCCGCGTGAACGGCTATGCGCTCGGCGGCGGATTTGAAATGGTGCTGGGATGCGATCTCGTCGTTGCGTGCGAAGAGGCCAGCTTCGGCTTGCCGGAGGCGCTTGTTGGACGCATGCCTCTCGATGGTGGCATGACACTCCTGCAACGTCAGATCCCGTACCGGCAGGCCATGGCAATGCTGTTGACGGGGCGCCGGGTGTCCGCACTCGAAGCGCTCGACATGGGGCTGGTCAACGAAGTCGTGCCACGTGTGGAACTGGATGCGGCCGTCGAGCGCTGGGTCGAGGCGTTGCTCGCGTGTGCGCCGCTTTCGCTTCAGGCGATCAAGCAGGTGGTGCGGCGGACGTCGACGCTTTCAGCGGCGGAGGCTCAGGCCCTGCGGCTACCCGCACTCGTCTCGGCGTTGCAATCCGAGGATGCTCACGAAGGCGTGCGCGCCTTCCAGGAGAAACGCAAACCCCGCTGGAGCGGACGCTAA
- a CDS encoding CaiB/BaiF CoA transferase family protein, which produces MTSNNNAFTQDLPLHGVRIIDLTQVMMGPVCTQMLADYGADVIKVERIGAGDLSRSTFEPVAGADNPIFCSLNRNKRSLELDLRDAGQMAALKQLIADADVVVSNFRAGVMDRMGIGYEACRSLNPRIIYAVGTGFGETGPYAHKGGQDVLAQAMSGVMARRADESLPISVYPTALADYSAGMHMVQGILLALLHRERTGEGQKVNVSLYNSMLAIQMQEAAMIMMADFEVNWAAMPLSGVFDTQDGALVLVGAFKPNPLRDICAALQIDDLSVDPRFCNLNEQFRHKDELQRIFRERFASNTRDFWLARLEEQDLLCAPVRDLREALVDPQTLHNRLIIEGEGEGQPVRFIGSPIELSRAPVGLRRAPPRLGQHTNEILNQLRGTVAPEVA; this is translated from the coding sequence ATGACCAGCAATAACAACGCATTCACGCAGGATTTGCCGCTTCACGGCGTTCGTATCATCGACTTGACGCAGGTCATGATGGGACCTGTCTGCACGCAGATGCTGGCCGACTATGGCGCGGACGTCATCAAGGTCGAACGCATCGGCGCGGGTGATCTGAGCCGCTCGACATTCGAGCCCGTCGCGGGCGCCGACAACCCGATCTTCTGCAGTCTCAACCGCAACAAGCGCAGCCTCGAACTCGATTTGCGCGATGCCGGGCAAATGGCGGCATTGAAGCAGTTGATCGCCGACGCGGATGTAGTCGTCAGCAACTTTCGCGCAGGTGTGATGGATCGGATGGGCATCGGTTACGAGGCATGCCGGAGCCTTAACCCCCGCATCATTTATGCCGTGGGGACAGGCTTCGGGGAAACGGGACCGTATGCGCACAAGGGAGGGCAGGACGTGCTCGCGCAGGCGATGAGCGGTGTGATGGCGCGCCGCGCGGATGAGTCGCTGCCGATCTCCGTGTACCCGACAGCACTCGCCGACTATTCCGCGGGCATGCACATGGTGCAGGGCATCCTGCTCGCACTGCTGCATCGCGAGCGTACGGGGGAAGGGCAGAAGGTCAACGTGTCGCTGTACAACTCGATGCTCGCGATCCAGATGCAGGAGGCGGCGATGATCATGATGGCCGACTTTGAAGTGAACTGGGCAGCCATGCCGCTTTCGGGTGTGTTCGATACCCAGGACGGTGCGCTCGTCCTTGTCGGCGCATTCAAGCCGAATCCGCTTCGCGATATCTGTGCGGCGCTGCAGATCGACGACCTGTCCGTCGATCCACGCTTTTGCAATCTGAACGAGCAGTTCCGCCATAAGGATGAGTTGCAAAGGATTTTCCGCGAGCGCTTCGCAAGCAACACGCGAGACTTCTGGCTCGCGCGACTGGAAGAGCAGGATCTGCTTTGCGCCCCGGTGCGCGACCTGCGAGAAGCCCTGGTTGACCCGCAGACACTGCACAACCGTCTGATCATCGAAGGAGAAGGTGAAGGCCAGCCGGTGCGCTTCATCGGCAGTCCAATCGAGCTGTCGCGGGCGCCTGTCGGATTGCGGCGCGCTCCGCCAAGGCTCGGGCAGCATACCAACGAGATTCTCAACCAGTTGCGCGGGACGGTCGCGCCGGAGGTCGCATGA
- a CDS encoding FAD-dependent oxidoreductase: MNMISELIQEPARDVRVAAKANVVVVGGGPAGLSAAIGAARNGAEVILLERYNHLGGLASGGMVLVLDDMWDNHLREISVRGTCMTFIERMAARKLAVFPQSHEWGEDPAAYRQWGRWGTFDFHSQKTPHPVCFAAAFDPDAMKRVALEMVEELGIKLRLHSWFSQTLVEDGQVKGVICDTKSGREAILADVVIDATGDLDVAASAGVPHVGGTYITTTVFRLGGVDTDAAERFEAEEPEAFALLDRQIKRILGGSWGYWWLKTPLPGVVWCNCPHMAGLDGLKPEDLTRAEMQGRKHIHAVVDFVREKLPGFENCFVIDVAPQTGVRQTRLLEGEYVMSKEDLAQRTRFEDSIARGRDYYMPYRVLLPKQIDNLLVAGRHYSATSQAQKMSREIPPCMAMGEAAGVAAALALSAGVSVRNVDVGALQKTLRAQGADPGDQTGRNTDIPPLAVHIDARAAA, from the coding sequence ATGAACATGATCAGCGAATTGATCCAGGAACCCGCTCGCGACGTGCGCGTGGCCGCGAAGGCGAATGTCGTGGTAGTCGGGGGTGGTCCCGCAGGCCTGTCGGCGGCGATCGGTGCGGCGCGAAATGGCGCGGAAGTCATTCTTCTCGAGCGTTACAACCATCTTGGCGGGCTCGCATCGGGTGGCATGGTGCTGGTACTCGACGACATGTGGGACAACCACCTTCGTGAGATCTCGGTGCGCGGCACCTGCATGACATTCATCGAACGGATGGCGGCGCGCAAGCTGGCCGTGTTTCCGCAGTCGCATGAATGGGGTGAAGATCCCGCTGCTTATCGCCAGTGGGGACGTTGGGGCACATTCGATTTTCACAGCCAGAAGACGCCGCATCCCGTGTGCTTCGCGGCGGCTTTCGATCCCGATGCGATGAAGCGCGTCGCGCTCGAAATGGTGGAAGAGCTCGGTATCAAGCTTCGGTTGCACTCGTGGTTTTCCCAAACCCTCGTCGAGGACGGCCAGGTGAAGGGCGTGATCTGCGATACGAAAAGCGGACGGGAAGCGATTCTTGCCGATGTGGTGATCGACGCGACGGGCGACCTGGATGTTGCCGCTTCGGCGGGTGTGCCGCATGTCGGCGGCACGTACATCACGACGACGGTGTTTCGTCTCGGTGGTGTCGATACTGATGCGGCAGAACGTTTCGAGGCCGAAGAGCCAGAGGCGTTCGCGTTGCTCGACCGCCAGATCAAACGCATTCTCGGTGGCTCGTGGGGCTACTGGTGGCTCAAGACACCCTTGCCGGGCGTCGTGTGGTGCAACTGTCCGCACATGGCGGGACTCGATGGCCTCAAACCCGAGGATCTGACGCGCGCCGAGATGCAGGGCCGCAAGCATATCCATGCCGTGGTCGATTTTGTGCGCGAAAAGCTGCCGGGTTTCGAAAACTGCTTTGTGATCGATGTCGCGCCGCAAACGGGCGTGCGTCAGACTCGCCTGCTAGAAGGCGAGTATGTGATGAGCAAGGAGGATCTCGCGCAGCGCACGCGCTTCGAAGACAGCATCGCTCGCGGACGCGACTATTACATGCCATACCGCGTGTTGCTGCCGAAGCAGATCGACAACCTGCTCGTCGCAGGCCGTCACTATTCGGCGACGTCGCAGGCACAAAAGATGTCGCGCGAAATTCCCCCCTGCATGGCGATGGGCGAAGCCGCTGGCGTAGCGGCAGCGCTTGCGCTCAGCGCGGGTGTGTCCGTTCGCAATGTCGACGTGGGCGCTCTGCAGAAGACGCTGCGCGCCCAAGGGGCGGATCCGGGCGATCAGACTGGCCGCAACACGGACATTCCGCCGCTTGCCGTTCACATCGACGCGAGGGCAGCAGCATGA
- a CDS encoding ABC transporter permease, with amino-acid sequence MATSEMHLNMSSPTVDDEALAWAARRRQQMWRARMLPAIGVAGLLFTWWAVVAGFHVKPFIAPSPMLVLETFVSKRDVLIQNLLPTAIEASLGFLLGNLAAILLATVFVHNKTLRDIFYPVAVMINSIPVVAKAPILVLIMGNGLEPKITIAAIVCFFPTLVNMVRGLNAVNPQAMELMQILSASKREIFFKLRVFSSLPYLFSALRIAASMSVIGAVVGEWIGATQGIGAMIIQATYNFDSALLYTAIIMSAILAGAFFLVIAALERCLIKWQPESTH; translated from the coding sequence ATGGCTACGTCTGAAATGCACCTGAATATGTCTTCGCCCACCGTCGACGACGAAGCGCTGGCGTGGGCCGCACGCCGGCGCCAGCAAATGTGGCGCGCGCGCATGTTGCCGGCAATCGGTGTTGCGGGTCTTCTCTTCACCTGGTGGGCGGTGGTTGCGGGCTTTCATGTCAAGCCGTTCATTGCGCCGTCGCCGATGCTCGTGCTGGAGACCTTCGTCAGCAAGCGCGACGTGCTGATTCAGAACCTGCTGCCGACAGCCATCGAGGCATCGCTCGGCTTTCTGCTGGGGAACCTCGCGGCGATCCTGCTGGCAACTGTCTTTGTCCACAACAAGACATTGCGCGACATCTTCTACCCGGTCGCCGTGATGATCAATTCGATTCCTGTCGTCGCCAAGGCGCCCATTCTCGTGCTGATCATGGGCAACGGCCTCGAACCGAAAATCACGATCGCTGCCATCGTCTGCTTCTTTCCGACGCTGGTGAACATGGTGCGCGGACTCAATGCCGTCAATCCGCAGGCCATGGAGTTGATGCAGATTCTCTCGGCCAGCAAGCGCGAGATTTTCTTCAAGCTTCGGGTTTTCTCCTCACTGCCGTATCTGTTCTCCGCGCTGCGCATCGCTGCGTCGATGTCGGTGATCGGCGCGGTGGTCGGCGAATGGATCGGAGCGACACAGGGCATCGGCGCGATGATTATCCAGGCGACCTATAACTTCGATTCCGCGCTGCTGTACACGGCAATCATCATGAGCGCCATCTTGGCAGGCGCATTTTTTCTGGTCATCGCGGCACTCGAGCGCTGCCTCATCAAATGGCAACCCGAAAGCACGCATTGA
- a CDS encoding ABC transporter ATP-binding protein — MQAAIFNPPRAERANSPIAAPNAGALSISCRNINVRFFTDRRSVTAIEGLSLDVASGEFLTLLGPSGCGKSTFLRVVADLVKPSRGEISVLGSPPNVARERRDIGFVFQDAALLPWRTALQNVQLPLQVANGKNRAGRATPRELLELVGLKGREDAYPHEMSGGMRQRVAIARALVSDPKVLLMDEPFGALDEITRDRLNEELRRVWKEMGLTTLFVTHSIYEAAFLGQRVLMLAANPGRVKEIVPVNLPENRTLDIRETREFVELAAYLRRVLETC; from the coding sequence ATGCAAGCTGCCATCTTCAATCCGCCGCGCGCGGAGCGGGCAAACTCGCCCATTGCGGCGCCGAACGCCGGCGCCTTGTCAATCAGCTGCCGGAATATCAATGTCCGCTTTTTCACCGACCGGCGCAGCGTCACTGCGATCGAAGGCCTCAGTCTGGACGTTGCGTCAGGTGAATTCCTGACGCTTCTGGGGCCCTCCGGTTGTGGCAAGTCGACGTTCCTGCGGGTCGTCGCCGATCTGGTCAAGCCAAGCCGGGGCGAGATCAGCGTACTCGGCTCGCCACCCAATGTCGCGCGGGAACGACGCGATATCGGTTTCGTGTTTCAGGACGCGGCGCTCCTGCCCTGGCGCACGGCACTGCAGAACGTGCAGCTGCCGCTGCAAGTGGCGAACGGAAAGAATCGCGCTGGCCGCGCCACACCCCGCGAACTGCTGGAACTGGTCGGACTCAAGGGGCGCGAGGACGCTTATCCCCATGAGATGTCGGGCGGCATGCGCCAGCGGGTCGCCATCGCCCGCGCACTGGTCAGCGATCCGAAGGTGCTGTTGATGGATGAGCCCTTCGGCGCGCTCGACGAAATCACGCGTGACCGCCTCAATGAAGAACTGCGCCGGGTCTGGAAAGAGATGGGACTCACGACGCTGTTCGTCACGCACAGCATCTACGAAGCGGCGTTTCTCGGTCAGCGCGTATTGATGCTGGCTGCCAACCCCGGCCGGGTGAAGGAGATCGTGCCCGTCAACCTGCCTGAAAACCGCACGCTCGATATCCGCGAGACCCGTGAATTCGTCGAACTCGCCGCGTATCTGCGACGTGTACTGGAGACCTGCTGA
- a CDS encoding ABC transporter substrate-binding protein, translating into MSVVENAGRRRLLRMTLAAGGMAATGALLSVRALAGEKSTVNMQLGWVPGGNQVGEVVAKRLGFYQQEGIDFQIQPGGPNIDGVAIVASGRFETGEISSSPSIMLAVSEGLPIKCIAAGLQQHPYTFFSLKKNPIRTPHDMIGKRIGIQATGMVLLKALLTKNKIPESQVNIVPIGADMMPLLSGQVDAVTGWQTNTTALKPLGADRVDLRLWDTGVRLYALPYYTTTATLKDHPDTVSRFMRATARGWIYANTHRDQAVDLLIKEYPNLNHADERIAIDSLMSYAFNQTTQTQGWGAMDPKVWEEQISTYGQLGQFRAHQPKVEDVMTMDVLNATRSSRLLV; encoded by the coding sequence ATGTCAGTAGTCGAGAATGCGGGGCGCAGGCGTTTGCTGCGAATGACGCTCGCGGCGGGCGGCATGGCGGCGACAGGCGCACTGCTTTCGGTACGCGCCCTAGCAGGTGAGAAATCGACCGTCAATATGCAGTTGGGATGGGTCCCGGGCGGCAATCAGGTTGGTGAGGTGGTCGCGAAGAGACTGGGTTTTTACCAGCAGGAAGGCATCGATTTCCAGATTCAACCAGGTGGCCCCAATATCGATGGCGTTGCGATCGTCGCCTCGGGGCGCTTCGAGACGGGCGAAATCTCATCGAGCCCATCGATCATGCTGGCCGTCTCGGAAGGGCTGCCGATCAAATGCATCGCCGCCGGACTGCAGCAGCATCCGTACACATTTTTCTCGTTGAAGAAGAACCCGATTCGCACGCCGCACGACATGATCGGCAAGCGCATCGGCATTCAGGCGACGGGAATGGTATTGCTCAAGGCGTTACTGACCAAGAACAAGATTCCCGAAAGCCAGGTCAACATCGTGCCGATCGGCGCCGACATGATGCCGCTTCTGAGCGGGCAGGTAGATGCCGTCACCGGCTGGCAAACCAATACCACCGCGCTCAAGCCGCTTGGCGCGGATCGCGTCGATCTGCGGCTGTGGGACACGGGCGTGCGCCTCTATGCACTACCGTACTACACGACGACGGCGACGCTGAAGGATCATCCCGATACGGTCAGCCGCTTCATGCGTGCAACGGCACGCGGATGGATCTATGCGAACACGCATCGCGATCAGGCCGTCGATTTGCTCATCAAGGAATACCCGAATCTGAATCATGCGGATGAGCGCATCGCGATCGATTCGTTGATGAGCTACGCCTTCAACCAGACAACGCAGACGCAAGGCTGGGGAGCGATGGATCCGAAGGTCTGGGAAGAACAGATCTCGACATACGGACAGCTCGGCCAGTTCAGGGCGCATCAACCCAAGGTAGAGGACGTCATGACGATGGACGTGCTCAACGCTACCCGTTCCTCACGACTTCTGGTGTAA
- a CDS encoding porin translates to MIRRAIVIAATALACQTAFAQSSVTLYGLISSGIVYAKNQKGADKQGHSTWQFASGPMQTPRWGMRGVEDLGGGLKTIFTLEGGYSIGTGALSQGGRLFGRQAFVGLSSNSLGTVTIGRQYDEAVTLCIFSSACQFAAYGAHIGDSDNVFDTFRINNAVQYKSVEYGGFQFEGLYGFSNKAGDFSDNNAISAAAQYHRGPFSFGVAYLQVKMPNDPANPNGAVVGDYGFTSPFITNPATNAGVSKQRMFGTGGAYAFGNANLSLLYTNARFEYLDESRLTLQNFEISLTDYVLPDLMLGAAYVFTTGQYRPQETSPKWHQVNAGAIYFLSKRTDVYLVGIYQKAAGDAKFAQIYTLSPSTTKSQVSAVIGLRHRW, encoded by the coding sequence ATGATTCGACGCGCTATCGTCATTGCGGCAACCGCTCTCGCCTGTCAGACGGCATTCGCCCAAAGCAGCGTAACGCTCTACGGTTTGATCTCAAGCGGAATCGTGTATGCGAAGAATCAGAAGGGAGCCGACAAACAGGGGCATTCGACCTGGCAGTTCGCAAGCGGACCGATGCAGACGCCGCGTTGGGGCATGAGAGGGGTCGAAGACCTTGGTGGGGGACTCAAGACCATATTTACGCTGGAAGGCGGTTACAGCATCGGCACTGGCGCCCTGTCGCAAGGCGGGCGGTTGTTCGGACGGCAAGCCTTCGTCGGCTTGTCATCGAACAGTCTGGGCACGGTCACGATCGGGCGCCAGTACGACGAGGCCGTCACGCTGTGCATTTTTTCGTCGGCCTGCCAGTTTGCCGCATATGGCGCGCATATCGGCGACAGCGACAACGTGTTCGATACTTTCCGCATCAACAATGCGGTGCAGTACAAGAGCGTCGAATATGGTGGATTCCAGTTCGAAGGGCTCTACGGTTTTTCGAACAAGGCTGGGGATTTCTCGGACAACAACGCCATCAGCGCAGCTGCTCAATATCACAGGGGACCGTTCTCCTTCGGAGTAGCCTACCTTCAGGTCAAAATGCCGAATGACCCCGCCAATCCCAATGGCGCGGTGGTCGGGGACTACGGCTTCACTTCACCTTTCATTACCAACCCTGCGACCAATGCAGGCGTGAGTAAGCAGCGAATGTTCGGCACAGGTGGCGCCTACGCGTTTGGAAATGCGAACCTGTCGCTGCTCTATACGAACGCGCGCTTCGAATATCTCGACGAATCCAGACTGACGCTGCAGAACTTCGAAATCTCATTGACCGATTATGTTCTTCCGGACCTGATGCTCGGGGCGGCATATGTCTTCACTACGGGACAATACCGTCCCCAGGAAACAAGTCCGAAATGGCATCAGGTCAACGCTGGCGCAATTTACTTCCTGAGCAAGCGGACGGATGTGTATCTGGTTGGCATTTATCAGAAAGCCGCAGGCGATGCAAAATTCGCCCAGATCTATACGCTTTCACCATCGACCACTAAATCACAAGTCTCGGCCGTGATAGGTCTACGGCATCGTTGGTAA